Proteins from a single region of Nitratidesulfovibrio sp.:
- a CDS encoding ABC transporter ATP-binding protein, whose translation MNATVPGPAAPIPATAGAESAPFSAAPPSPPTGRHLIAALLRPLRARFALGLAGSLLARLCDLIPMALLGVVVDAVTRGQTAPETYLLYGMLVLGAFSGLAAFQCGSDYMLADVAQRLRHALRMALYGHLLRLDAGFYASRRKGDLMNVVSGDVDTLEAVVSDTLPGAVRVGMMVCGTYGWMLWLDWRLAMLLLVPVPGVAWLMVHFARRIRPQYLHARKAAGSFAGVLENSLHGVAELQAANAQDHEMERLRARSAEYRDAGIAAARTRARFIPAIFIAAGLSFALLIGGGGWLAAQGDGPSVGAYTTFVFMGMRLVLPIFAAGMVANQVQQARAALTRIDELLLARPTVVDAPDAEDLREPPRRIELRGAGYGYGEDHGNGRDGGRDGARDALHGMDLTVTEGMSVGIVGPSGAGKSTLVRLLLRLHDPKRGEVLVNGRPLAHWTLASYRSHIGYVPQDPFIFHGTVEENIRLGAPHADDAAVREAARMADAHDFIAELPDGYATFIGERGLKLSGGQRQRIALARALLRDPAVLILDEATSAVDSLTEQRIKRNLSTGFGSPQGKARDASEANSRNEHAPGPNEHAPGPNEHAPGMFAGRMVIAVAHRLSTLSDFDLVVVLDNGREVERGSPQYLLGKGGLYAEMWSPGGEA comes from the coding sequence TTGAACGCCACCGTACCGGGGCCCGCCGCCCCCATTCCCGCGACCGCCGGAGCCGAATCGGCTCCCTTCTCCGCCGCACCGCCCTCCCCCCCCACGGGGCGGCACCTGATTGCCGCGCTGCTGCGCCCCCTGCGCGCCCGCTTTGCCCTGGGCCTTGCGGGAAGCCTGCTGGCCCGGCTGTGCGACCTCATTCCCATGGCCCTGCTGGGCGTGGTGGTGGACGCCGTCACCAGGGGGCAGACCGCGCCCGAAACCTACCTGCTGTACGGCATGCTGGTGCTGGGGGCCTTCAGCGGGCTTGCCGCCTTCCAGTGTGGCAGCGACTACATGCTGGCCGACGTGGCCCAGCGGCTGCGCCATGCACTGCGCATGGCCCTGTACGGCCACCTGCTGCGGCTGGACGCCGGATTCTACGCAAGCCGCCGCAAGGGCGACCTGATGAACGTGGTGTCCGGCGACGTGGATACCCTGGAGGCCGTGGTGTCCGACACCCTGCCCGGCGCGGTGCGCGTGGGCATGATGGTCTGTGGCACCTATGGGTGGATGCTCTGGCTGGACTGGCGGCTGGCCATGCTGCTGCTGGTGCCCGTGCCCGGCGTGGCGTGGCTGATGGTGCACTTTGCCCGGCGCATCCGGCCCCAGTACCTGCATGCCCGCAAGGCGGCGGGGAGCTTTGCCGGGGTGCTGGAAAACAGCCTGCACGGGGTGGCCGAATTGCAGGCCGCCAACGCCCAGGACCACGAGATGGAGCGGCTGCGCGCCCGGTCCGCCGAATATCGCGATGCGGGCATTGCCGCCGCGCGCACACGGGCCCGGTTCATCCCGGCCATCTTCATCGCGGCGGGGCTGTCCTTCGCGCTGCTCATCGGCGGGGGCGGGTGGCTGGCCGCCCAGGGCGACGGCCCCAGCGTGGGCGCCTACACCACCTTCGTGTTCATGGGCATGCGCCTGGTGCTGCCCATCTTTGCGGCGGGCATGGTGGCCAACCAGGTGCAGCAGGCCCGCGCCGCCCTGACGCGCATCGACGAACTGCTGCTGGCCCGCCCCACGGTGGTGGACGCGCCGGATGCCGAGGACCTGCGCGAGCCGCCCCGGCGCATCGAACTGCGCGGTGCGGGCTACGGCTACGGAGAGGATCACGGTAACGGGCGCGATGGAGGGCGCGATGGCGCAAGGGACGCCCTGCACGGCATGGACCTGACGGTAACCGAGGGCATGTCGGTGGGCATCGTGGGGCCGTCGGGCGCAGGCAAGAGCACCCTGGTGCGCCTGCTGCTGCGGCTGCACGATCCCAAACGCGGCGAGGTGCTGGTCAACGGTCGCCCGCTGGCGCACTGGACCCTGGCCTCGTACCGGTCGCACATCGGCTACGTGCCGCAGGACCCGTTCATCTTCCACGGCACGGTGGAAGAAAACATCCGCCTTGGCGCGCCGCATGCCGACGACGCGGCGGTGCGCGAGGCTGCGCGCATGGCCGACGCGCACGACTTCATCGCCGAATTGCCCGACGGCTACGCCACCTTCATCGGCGAACGGGGGCTGAAACTGTCCGGCGGGCAACGCCAGCGCATCGCCCTGGCCCGCGCCCTGCTGCGCGACCCGGCGGTGCTGATCCTGGACGAGGCGACATCCGCCGTGGATTCGCTGACCGAACAGCGCATCAAGCGCAACCTCTCAACCGGGTTCGGCTCTCCGCAGGGCAAGGCACGCGATGCGTCCGAAGCCAATTCCCGGAATGAACATGCTCCCGGCCCGAATGAACATGCTCCCGGCCCGAATGAACATGCTCCCGGAATGTTCGCGGGACGCATGGTTATTGCTGTCGCGCACAGGCTTTCGACGCTGAGCGACTTCGACCTTGTGGTCGTCCTGGACAACGGGCGGGAAGTGGAACGCGGCTCACCCCAATATCTCCTTGGCAAGGGGGGGCTGTACGCCGAGATGTGGAGCCCCGGAGGCGAAGCGTGA
- a CDS encoding metal-dependent transcriptional regulator, whose amino-acid sequence MSAEHTPPLSNTLEDYLVTIFHLEMERGAARSRDIADAQGVSRSTVTSALKALASRGLIEYQPYSLVRLTPQGEPLAREIAHRNMILRRLFGDVLQLDRQLAEATACRVEHAVDAQVIKRLGQFLLYLERTGLQLDRWREDYAAFMQRQPHPGPETQADPPPSPGPRVRSTRGTPEDKPDKA is encoded by the coding sequence ATGTCGGCAGAGCATACCCCGCCGCTGTCCAACACGCTTGAAGATTATCTGGTCACCATTTTTCATCTGGAGATGGAACGCGGCGCGGCACGCTCGCGCGACATCGCCGATGCCCAGGGGGTTTCGCGCTCCACGGTGACCAGCGCACTGAAGGCCCTGGCCTCGCGCGGACTCATCGAGTACCAGCCGTACAGCCTGGTGCGGCTGACCCCGCAGGGCGAGCCGCTGGCGCGCGAAATCGCCCACCGCAACATGATCCTGCGCCGCCTGTTCGGCGACGTGCTGCAACTGGATCGGCAACTGGCCGAGGCCACCGCCTGTCGCGTGGAGCACGCCGTGGATGCGCAGGTCATCAAGCGGCTTGGGCAGTTCCTATTGTACCTCGAACGCACCGGGCTGCAACTGGACCGCTGGCGCGAGGACTACGCGGCCTTCATGCAACGCCAGCCCCACCCCGGACCGGAGACCCAGGCAGACCCCCCGCCGTCGCCGGGGCCGCGCGTCCGCTCCACCAGGGGGACCCCGGAAGACAAGCCCGACAAGGCGTGA
- a CDS encoding energy transducer TonB, whose translation MSPSPRNPRGDTRWRASGRAASVGTLALHAGVLLGLLLTQGLATRPTLPPLPAGVMALELRPEPAPPPAAATMPEPMAPAPAVPAPAEPRPRREVTPPRPAPRPRPERVAPRPVTAPAMAVDEAQDVAPAPDQASLSAPATAQAGAVRGTPAPGHSRGVDMPEATPMQRVLAALAELVERHKEYPRAARRAGYQGTVLMEVTLRGDGVIGNFGLAEGSAYSLLDKTTERAFARMQGMRVPGITLPGEVRVRVPVRYELH comes from the coding sequence ATGTCTCCATCACCACGAAACCCGCGCGGTGACACCCGCTGGAGGGCCAGCGGCCGGGCCGCCTCGGTGGGCACGCTGGCCCTGCATGCCGGGGTACTGCTGGGCCTGCTGCTTACCCAGGGGCTGGCCACCCGCCCGACATTGCCCCCCCTGCCCGCCGGGGTGATGGCCCTGGAACTACGACCGGAACCTGCCCCACCACCGGCGGCGGCAACCATGCCGGAACCCATGGCCCCGGCGCCTGCCGTGCCCGCCCCGGCGGAACCCAGACCCCGGCGCGAGGTGACGCCCCCGCGTCCCGCACCCCGCCCCCGCCCGGAACGGGTGGCTCCGCGCCCCGTGACAGCCCCGGCCATGGCAGTGGACGAGGCGCAGGATGTGGCCCCGGCCCCGGACCAGGCATCCCTGTCCGCACCCGCCACGGCACAGGCCGGAGCCGTGCGCGGCACGCCCGCCCCCGGCCATTCGCGCGGCGTGGACATGCCGGAGGCAACGCCCATGCAGCGGGTGTTGGCCGCGCTGGCCGAACTGGTGGAACGGCACAAGGAATATCCGCGCGCCGCGCGCCGCGCGGGGTACCAGGGCACGGTGCTCATGGAAGTCACCCTGCGGGGCGACGGCGTCATCGGCAATTTCGGCCTGGCCGAAGGCAGCGCGTACAGCCTGCTGGACAAGACCACGGAACGGGCCTTTGCCCGCATGCAGGGCATGCGGGTGCCCGGAATCACCCTGCCTGGCGAAGTGCGGGTGCGGGTGCCGGTGCGCTACGAACTGCACTGA
- a CDS encoding biopolymer transporter ExbD: MNGDFGADDDFGGVDAGLDLTPIIDAVFLLLIFFIMASTFSQPVLEVALPAASSAAVPEEAREEITLAIDAEGRIFSGTGEITREELPALLTAEPDRPLVLHVDERAPFEPFVKVLDEAKLARRSNVSITTKPAR, translated from the coding sequence ATGAACGGCGATTTCGGCGCGGACGACGATTTCGGCGGGGTGGACGCGGGGCTGGACCTTACGCCCATCATCGATGCCGTGTTCCTGCTGCTGATCTTTTTCATCATGGCGTCCACTTTCTCGCAGCCGGTGCTGGAGGTGGCGCTGCCTGCGGCATCTTCCGCCGCCGTGCCCGAGGAAGCGCGCGAAGAAATCACCCTGGCCATCGACGCGGAGGGACGCATCTTTTCCGGCACCGGGGAAATCACGCGCGAGGAGCTGCCCGCGCTGCTGACGGCGGAGCCGGACAGGCCGCTGGTGCTGCATGTGGACGAGCGGGCGCCCTTCGAGCCGTTCGTGAAGGTACTGGACGAGGCCAAACTGGCAAGGAGGAGCAATGTCTCCATCACCACGAAACCCGCGCGGTGA
- a CDS encoding MotA/TolQ/ExbB proton channel family protein: MNWKELVDVLGPAGIALVVLSCCSLYFALRNGIYLHLVGRDFKCALHDMETRGEEYLRCLCEASSNPLVGIINGIVHTHAKHSKDIRAEVAYLFHRNFASVSQGLAYLRLISILAPLLGLLGTMLGMVDVFRELAKSRASADPAMLAAGIWEALLTTIIGLSVAIPTLVVFYHLSLKVRGFRIEAVEHSYRALELCGRLCAHGDEGGRDGEPDRGYDGRHDGGPTRPEGRRSTDAPVACPCGGRDAAAGHATARPATGPVATGTGRLS, translated from the coding sequence ATGAACTGGAAGGAACTGGTGGACGTGCTGGGGCCCGCAGGCATCGCCCTGGTGGTGCTTTCGTGTTGCAGCCTGTATTTCGCGCTGCGCAACGGTATCTACCTGCACCTCGTGGGGCGCGACTTCAAGTGCGCGCTCCACGACATGGAGACGCGGGGCGAGGAATACCTGCGCTGCCTGTGCGAGGCCTCGTCCAACCCGCTGGTGGGCATCATCAACGGCATCGTGCATACCCACGCCAAGCATTCCAAGGACATCCGGGCAGAGGTGGCATACCTGTTCCACCGCAATTTCGCCTCGGTGTCGCAGGGGCTGGCGTACCTGCGGCTGATATCCATCCTGGCGCCGCTGCTGGGGTTGCTGGGCACCATGCTGGGCATGGTGGACGTGTTCCGCGAACTGGCGAAATCGCGCGCCTCGGCAGACCCGGCCATGCTGGCGGCGGGCATCTGGGAGGCGCTGCTGACCACCATCATCGGGCTGAGCGTGGCCATTCCCACCCTGGTGGTGTTCTACCACCTCAGCCTCAAGGTGCGCGGCTTCCGCATCGAGGCGGTGGAGCACAGCTACCGGGCCCTGGAGTTGTGCGGACGGCTGTGCGCGCACGGCGATGAGGGGGGCCGCGACGGAGAACCTGACCGGGGGTACGACGGGAGACATGACGGCGGTCCCACGCGGCCGGAAGGCCGCCGGAGCACCGATGCCCCCGTGGCGTGCCCGTGCGGGGGGCGTGACGCCGCAGCCGGGCATGCTACAGCCCGACCTGCCACCGGACCTGTCGCCACCGGGACGGGGCGCTTGTCATGA